A window of Daucus carota subsp. sativus chromosome 2, DH1 v3.0, whole genome shotgun sequence genomic DNA:
ATTACAAAAATCTACAATTATTCTTCGGAACTAGAACatatataaaagaatatttCACGCTTCGGAACTACAATTAGTGCCTATTTAAGTATAGGTAAATTAAGAGAGAAAGAGGAGTACTACCTGTCCTCTTCAGTAGTCCAGTATCGTCTTTTACGACTTGGAGCCTCATTCATCACTTTCCATTGTGCAGACTCATTAATTTCTTCATTTTGTTCACCATCACCTAAGATTGGAATATTTGTCATGTTCTGATTTTCACTTCCAGCAATCAAAACATTATTTGTAATTTCATAATTGTCACCAAGACCCGTATCATTGAGCCAACTAGAAAAATCTTCCAATTCAAAGTCAGTGTAATCATCAATTGGAGGTTGATGCTCAGAAGGAAACTCAGAAAAGGGTATTTCCCAGATCTGACCTTCTGATTTATGGTTAGGGGACAAAGaagattgataatgattttttgGAGAATTAACTCCGCCGGGAAGGACTTCACCTCCATCACCTTGTTTTTCCATGGGCAAGATTTGAATCAAAGTAATAAGAGAGAAAAGTTGttaatgtgtgtgtatatgggGGGTGTGTATATGAAATGAAGGAGATGGATATGAGAGTGTATATGAAATGAAGGAGATGGATATGAGATGGGTAGCTCCTCGAGTGTAACGCTACTTGTAAAGTTGAACCTAATAAATTATTAGccattgattttttttcatctgACAATCCATATTTTAAGATCTAATCTTTTCTCGTGTAATGCTCCTCATGTCTTAAGATAAGATGATATCTTACGTCAGTGTAATACTTCTGATGAATGAAAACCTGATTAGCCACCAACTTGCTGAattagtttttcttttattttttttaaatagatatAGATCCTTTAGTAATGTCTgtcattattcatatttaaacacttgatattattttctaatagtCCTGAACCTTTTGactatgtatataaatttaattaaataaatttttaaatattaggaAAACATATATGACTAATAAATTactattatatatgtgtgcttAGAATTTACAATGAATTATGACCGGCTAATCATGCGAGAATCATGTCAGAAAACTTTTCGCTTTATTCAtcatataaatatgtattgtAAACTAATATATAACATGGTGTTGtccaaaatataattacaaatttttttttaattttatttaatcaatttataattatgtgtctgtttttaattttattgtgaattcatttttatttatgttcATGTCGAAAAATCATTTCAATGAATCTAAATCGACTTTAAACAAATGCCATGGTTTCTTTTGAATATGTTGGTCAGTTTGAATAACCCATCACTAGTTATTAGATAATCTTTCCACCTTCAACTTGCTCTCCtcaatacaaaatttatatataatttttctaatatattttgtttgttaaggatATAGAAAAGTTGTTCTTTTTaggatttcaaaaataaattgtgtcctcaaatattaatatatatatatatatatatgtgggtGTGTGTGTcggattatatattatttactaTATCTTCCATGATTAAGCAGTACCACGCATCTTTCTAGCTCTTTAGCTTTTTCCTTCATATGCcaataaaattaattctatatgtaaacatgttacaaaataagttatattaaatatttgattaaatatttacaacTTTGAGGGATCACTATTATCATTTGTACTCAAATCCATATAATGGGATGAATAAGGGCCATATAATTGGGTAGGAGATCAATTTCCAGCATTCTAAAAGATCACATCTACACATACaaagacaattaaaaaaaaaatgtcaatgtTGATACTCtattaaatttaagtaattatactatagtgtgtgtgtctatatatatatatatatatattggtgcTTGGTGCTTGGTGCTGCTTGGCACTctatacaaaataatattttattctcagcaagtataataatattttcttttcaaaacaatcatctaattaaataaagaaatttgGGAGAAATGCTTTTGAGAAAATCTTACTCACACTAAACAATATacaattaaataaacaattcaaaaagaaaaaacatagTGTActcacaaaattgaactttGAGCACTAAAAGAATTGATATTGGTCCCTCCTCTATGATACTCTATGGATGGATGAACTACCATGTCTCAAGTATAATATGCTTGTGATACCCCATAGCCCGACCATGTATCCTTCTTCTAAAATCACCTCACCAGCAATATTAATAAATgggaaataattaaaatagatttgTGTGAGGATTAAGCACAAGTTACAACAAGTTATGACCGTATGGATGTTTTTAGCAGGTATC
This region includes:
- the LOC108207450 gene encoding transcription factor MYB98-like, producing MEKQGDGGEVLPGGVNSPKNHYQSSLSPNHKSEGQIWEIPFSEFPSEHQPPIDDYTDFELEDFSSWLNDTGLGDNYEITNNVLIAGSENQNMTNIPILGDGEQNEEINESAQWKVMNEAPSRKRRYWTTEEDRMLLSLVSKHGAGKWSQISQEMDGRDSVQCSYRWSHHLCPNVKKKDSWTDVEERVFVEAHKIHGNKWTEIAKRLPGRSANSVKNHWNVAKRKLQKKEKGGMLEDYVNSTILKGTDT